One stretch of Lysobacter sp. TY2-98 DNA includes these proteins:
- a CDS encoding energy transducer TonB: MRIKNLQIRSLDSARGAQEHRAMAVVGVTAPRTRRVIRVRRKIMNRSFAFAIALAMGAALPAQAGDLQPIKRVEPAYPPEAARAGTTGYVDVEFEVDPSGKVAAVSVVSAKPTRTFEQSAVKAVRQWQFAPGGGKGKVRLNFSL, translated from the coding sequence ATGCGCATCAAGAACCTGCAGATCCGGTCGCTGGATTCGGCGCGCGGCGCTCAAGAACACCGCGCCATGGCCGTTGTCGGGGTCACGGCGCCACGTACGCGCCGCGTCATCCGTGTCAGGAGAAAAATAATGAACCGTTCCTTCGCGTTCGCGATCGCGTTGGCCATGGGCGCAGCGCTGCCGGCCCAGGCTGGCGACCTTCAGCCCATCAAGCGTGTCGAGCCGGCCTACCCGCCGGAGGCCGCCCGCGCCGGTACGACCGGTTACGTCGACGTCGAGTTCGAAGTCGATCCGAGCGGCAAGGTCGCTGCGGTGTCGGTCGTCAGCGCCAAGCCGACGCGCACGTTCGAGCAGTCCGCCGTCAAGGCCGTCCGCCAGTGGCAGTTCGCACCGGGCGGTGGCAAGGGGAAGGTCCGCCTGAACTTCTCGCTGTAA
- a CDS encoding chemotaxis protein CheW — MSTDNQDVAAITDHEYLTFTLGSEEYGVDILKVQEIRGYDQVTRLPGAPDFVKGAINLRGLIVPVVDMRLKFQLSNATYDDTTVMIVLSVAGRTIGIVVDGVSDVLRLEPSQVRTVPDLGSAIDRQFLTGLGVVDERMLILLDIERLMTSEEMGLVEQAIAA; from the coding sequence ATGAGCACCGATAACCAAGACGTCGCGGCGATCACCGACCACGAGTACCTCACGTTCACCCTCGGCAGCGAGGAGTACGGCGTCGATATCCTGAAGGTGCAGGAGATCCGCGGCTACGACCAGGTCACGCGCCTGCCGGGCGCGCCCGACTTCGTGAAGGGCGCGATCAACCTGCGCGGCCTGATCGTCCCCGTCGTCGACATGCGCCTGAAGTTCCAGCTGTCGAACGCGACCTACGACGACACCACAGTGATGATCGTGCTCAGCGTCGCCGGACGTACGATCGGCATCGTCGTCGACGGCGTGAGCGACGTGTTGCGCCTCGAGCCCTCGCAGGTCCGCACCGTCCCCGACCTCGGCTCCGCCATCGACCGCCAGTTCCTCACCGGCCTCGGCGTGGTCGACGAACGCATGCTGATCCTCCTCGACATCGAACGGCTGATGACGAGCGAAGAGATGGGGCTCGTCGAGCAGGCGATCGCGGCGTAA